Proteins from one Fragaria vesca subsp. vesca linkage group LG6, FraVesHawaii_1.0, whole genome shotgun sequence genomic window:
- the LOC101292438 gene encoding uncharacterized protein LOC101292438 has translation MNSAFSEEAREAGESLCERLLSYWTERETYDKVATMEYVDEVVDYSDTKEEIIHLAPAALDDTPPQVRDPISQVDVGTAEKPLLIPISAKLAEDEKETLIILLCEYRDCFADKYEDMPGLSPDLVCHRLPTYPNRRPVRQDGRFMRTETQIVVKEEIESMHRSGIIRVAKYNEWLSNVVPVRKKNGKMRVCVDYRDLNNATPKDIYLMPVADLLIDAAAGHEVLSFMDGTAGYHQIPVAEEDRHKTAFRCPGFAGGFEYVVMPFGLKNAGATYQRAMNLIFHDILGKLIEVYIDDVVVKTKTRATHVEDLRQVFTRMRRHNLKMNPSKCVFFPEAGDFLGFLMHQRGIEIPKDKAQAVITASNPNTKKELQQLLGRINFLRRFISNAAGKVQPFSPLLKLQGATEFVWEPQHQQAFDRIKDYLTNPPVLIPPRDGTPLKLYIVAADLSIGGLLAQEDVNGVEHAIYYLSRVLTECETRYSPMEKLCLALYFAGCKLRHYMLVFTMVVIAQSDLVKYMLSRPILRGRIGKWILAMSEFSLQYVPQKAVKGQAIADFLAHHPPSELTAFRELEFATVTLAPWTLTNNQAEYEALIIGLEILLDLGVREDQIFGDSLLVVNQLVEKFKCLSSTIEPYLRKAFEVLDRFTDVYIEHIPRESNFAANELAQHKFIIVATDFFTKWVEAEPLKVASANSVRNFIFRNIISRFGIPECIVTDRGAAFMADSVVKYLNDYGIKLLHSTPYYAQSNSQAKASNKVILGILRKMLELNPRVWHEELYHTLWAYRTSKRGPTDTTPYALMYGHDAVLPLEINIASLRVQEQHQLLGEDYVQAMWQELEDLDEHRVTAFNNLVLEKQRIARSYDKVTRRRSYAEGQKVWRAGAYHLRDLDGTIHRNPINGRFLKRHIAGVWEREDPPPPPGPVATVNSATRHRVLAPPPNTRGQPGIEA, from the exons ATGAATAGTGCCTTCTCAGAGGAGGCACGTGAGGCTGGCGAGTCCCTGTGCGAAAGACTCCTTTCGTACTGGACAGAACGCGAAACCTACGACAAGGTCGCGACTATGGAATATGTAGATGAAGTGGTGGATTATTCCGATACCAAGGAGGAAATTATTCACTTAGCTCCCGCCGCCTTGGACGACACACCACCTCAAGTCCGCGACCCCATTTCACAAGTTGACGTAGGGACTGCAGAAAAGCCCTTACTTATTCCTATCAGTGCTAAGTTGGCGGAGGACGAAAAAGAAACCCTTATTATCCTGTTATGCGAGTACAGGGATTGCTTCGCCGACAAATACGAAGACATGCCCGGCTTGTCCCCGGACTTGGTCTGCCACCGGTTACCAACTTATCCCAACCGACGTCCAGTACGGCAGGACGGCCGATTCATGCGAACTGAGACTCAGATCGTAGTCAAGGAAGAGATCGAAAGCATGCACCGATCGGGCATCATTCGCGTGGCAAAGTATAACGAGTGGCTGTCCAATGTTGTCCCCGTCCGCAAGAAAAATGGCAAGATGCGCGTCTGTGTTGATTACCGCGACCTAAACAACGCAACACCGAAGGATATATACCTCATGCCTGTGGCTGACCTACTCATTGATGCCGCCGCGGGGCACGAGGTGTTATCCTTTATGGATGGAACGGCCGGATACCATCAGATTCCCGTCGCTGAGGAAGATCGACACAAGACCGCTTTCCGCTGCCCTGGTTTTGCCGGCGGGTTCGAGTACGTGGTCATGCCTTTCGGACTCAAAAACGCGGGGGCAACATACCAGCGCGCCATGAACCTCATTTTTCATGACATCTTGGGGAAGTTGATCGAAGTATACATCGACGATGTGGTAGTCAAAACCAAAACACGGGCAACCCACGTTGAAGACCTGCGGCAGGTGTTTACACGGATGCGCCGACATAACCTGAAGATGAACCCCTCTAAGTGTGTTTTCTTTCCGGAGGCCGGCGATTTCCTTGGTTTCCTAATGCATCAAAGAGGCATCGAAATCCCAAAGGACAAGGCACAGGCGGTAATCACCGCTTCAAACCCCAACACAAAGAAGGAGCTTCAACAGCTGCTTGGGCGAATCAACTTTCTCCGCCGTTTCATATCCAACGCGGCAGGGAAGGTCCAGCCTTTTTCACCCCTCCTCAAGCTCCAGGGGGCAACCGAGTTCGTCTGGGAACCACAACATCAACAGGCCTTCGATCGCATCAAGGACTACCTTACGAACCCACCAGTCCTGATCCCACCTCGCGACGGTACCCCGCTTAAACTTTATATCGTCGCTGCCGACTTGTCCATCGGCGGACTCCTGGCCCAAGAGGATGTGAACGGGGTAGAACACGCTATCTACTACCTTAGTAGGGTGTTAACAGAGTGTGAGACACGATACTCACCTATGGAGAAGTTGTGTCTTGCCCTATATTTTGCAGGGTGCAAGCTGCGCCATTACATGCTTGTCTTTACCATGGTTGTGATCGCTCAATCCGACCTGGTCAAATACATGCTCTCTCGCCCTATCTTGCGGGGACGCATCGGCAAGTGGATCTTAGCCATGTCCGAATTCTCGTTGCAATATGTTCCGCAAAAGGCAGTAAAAGGACAGGCAATAGCAGACTTTCTCGCTCATCACCCACCCTCAGAGCTCACGGCGTTTCGCGAGTTGGAATTCGCTACCGTGACACTCGCTCCATGGACCCT CACCAACAACCAGGCTGAGTACGAGGCGCTGATCATCGGCCTGGAGATTTTGTTGGATTTAGGAGTCCGCGAGGATCAGATCTTTGGCGATTCTTTGTTGGTCGTTAACCAGCTGGTGGAAAAGTTTAAGTGCTTAAGCTCGACAATTGAGCCATACCTGCGCAAGGCATTTGAGGTGTTGGATCGATTTACCGACGTCTACATCGAACACATACCACGCGAGTCCAATTTCGCCGCCAACGAGCTCGCCCAA CATAAGTTCATTATCGTCGCCACCGATTTCTTTACCAAATGGGTCGAGGCCGAACCACTCAAGGTTGCCTCCGCCAACTCGGTTCGCAACTTTATTTTCCGCAATATCATCTCCCGCTTTGGTATCCCGGAGTGCATCGTTACGGACAGGGGGGCAGCTTTCATGGCTGATTCAGTTGTTAAGTACTTAAACGACTACGGAATCAAGCTTCTCCACTCTACGCCATATTATGCACAGTCCAACAGCCAGGCGAAGGCTAGTAATAAGGTCATCCTTGGCATCCTCCGCAAGATGTTGGAGTTGAACCCGCGTGTCTGGCATGAGGAACTCTACCACACCTTGTGGGCTTACCGCACTTCAAAGCGCGGCCCGACGGATACCACCCCGTACGCTCTCATGTACGGTCATGATGCCGTCCTTCCCCTTGAGATCAATATCGCTTCACTCCGCGTTCAGGAACAGCATCAACTACTTGGTGAGGATTACGTCCAAGCCATGTGGCAGGAGCTTGAAGATCTTGACGAGCACCGTGTCACCGCTTTCAACAATCTTGTCCTCGAGAAACAACGCATCGCACGTTCGTATGATAAGGTCACGCGCAGACGGAGCTATGCTGAGGGCCAGAAAGTGTGGCGCGCG GGGGCATACCACCTGCGCGACTTGGACGGTACCATTCATCGCAATCCTATTAATGGCCGCTTCCTCAAGCGCCACATTGCAGGAGTTTGGGAACGCGAGGATCCTCCACCTCCCCCAGGCCCCGTCGCCACTGTCAATAGTGCTACGCGCCATCGCGTTCTCGCTCCGCCGCCTAACACTAGGGGGCAACCCGGGATAGAAGCCTGA